A single region of the Acidobacteriota bacterium genome encodes:
- a CDS encoding NADH-quinone oxidoreductase subunit N, whose product MPEIPAAGELFGFLKLNARAIAPQLHLIVWGLGLLCIDFILPGRGTRVLGFRGKSLSVLFALVGLLAASLQLWRLWGTGNGEAFYKMVTQDAFSEVFGLLFLVSAILAVALSYRHLDVEDAQHSEYYAILLFATSGMMFMAGAIDLVTIFVGLELMSVSTYILVGFLRRQRRSNEASMKYFLMGAFSTAIILYGMSLLYGISGSTNLNVIAQEAAKREDNTLLILALFLMLAGLCFKIAAVPFHMWAPDAYEGAPTGITAFMSVAVKGAAFAVFLRIFYVTFHDFHDLYMGVLAVIAMATMTWGNVAAVTQQNVKRLLAYSSISHAGFVLMGLVVGTQQGVSASVVYLFAYTFMNLGVWAIVILLRRRDVIGESIEDFNGLYFKHPGLAILNLIFFLSLAGIPPLAGFIAKYAVFAAVIESAMAAGQAHGQLLIWLAVVAALNAVVSLFYYLRIVVAMFIERESLPVPLSFSVGVWFVLLVTGFFTIAMGIYPDPFFNLARIASLPLVF is encoded by the coding sequence ATGCCCGAAATACCGGCGGCCGGGGAACTATTCGGTTTCCTCAAACTGAACGCCCGGGCCATCGCACCTCAATTGCATCTCATCGTCTGGGGGCTGGGACTCCTCTGCATCGACTTCATCCTGCCCGGGCGGGGAACCCGGGTCCTGGGATTCCGCGGAAAATCGCTGTCGGTGCTGTTCGCCCTGGTCGGGCTGCTGGCGGCCTCGCTTCAGCTCTGGCGCCTGTGGGGCACCGGGAACGGCGAAGCCTTCTACAAGATGGTGACTCAAGATGCCTTCTCCGAGGTCTTCGGACTCCTCTTCCTGGTTTCGGCCATTCTGGCAGTCGCCCTTTCGTACCGGCATCTCGACGTCGAGGACGCCCAACACAGCGAGTACTACGCCATCCTCCTCTTCGCCACGTCCGGCATGATGTTCATGGCCGGGGCCATCGATCTGGTCACCATCTTCGTGGGTCTGGAGCTGATGTCGGTTTCGACCTACATCCTGGTCGGCTTTCTGCGCCGTCAGCGCCGCTCCAACGAGGCCTCCATGAAGTATTTCCTCATGGGAGCCTTCTCCACCGCCATCATCCTTTACGGGATGTCCCTGCTCTATGGGATCAGCGGCAGCACCAACCTGAACGTCATCGCCCAGGAGGCGGCCAAGCGTGAGGACAACACCCTGTTGATCCTGGCCCTCTTCCTGATGCTGGCCGGCCTCTGCTTCAAGATCGCGGCCGTCCCCTTCCACATGTGGGCGCCCGATGCCTACGAGGGTGCGCCCACCGGCATCACCGCCTTCATGTCGGTGGCGGTCAAAGGCGCCGCTTTCGCCGTATTCCTGCGCATCTTCTACGTGACCTTCCATGACTTTCACGACCTGTACATGGGGGTCCTGGCCGTCATTGCCATGGCGACCATGACCTGGGGCAACGTGGCGGCGGTCACGCAACAGAACGTCAAACGGCTGCTGGCCTATTCCAGCATCTCCCACGCCGGGTTCGTTCTGATGGGACTCGTGGTGGGCACCCAGCAGGGGGTTTCGGCGTCGGTGGTCTACCTGTTCGCCTACACCTTCATGAACCTCGGCGTCTGGGCCATCGTCATTCTGCTGCGGCGGCGGGACGTGATCGGGGAGTCGATCGAGGATTTCAACGGCCTCTACTTCAAGCATCCCGGTCTGGCGATACTGAATCTCATTTTCTTCCTCTCGCTGGCAGGCATCCCTCCTCTGGCCGGATTCATCGCCAAGTACGCCGTGTTCGCGGCGGTGATCGAATCGGCCATGGCGGCCGGGCAGGCTCACGGACAACTGCTGATTTGGCTGGCCGTGGTGGCCGCACTCAATGCCGTCGTCTCCCTCTTCTACTACTTGCGGATCGTGGTGGCCATGTTCATCGAGAGGGAGTCGCTCCCGGTCCCGTTGAGCTTCTCCGTGGGAGTCTGGTTCGTCCTCCTGGTCACGGGGTTCTTTACCATTGCCATGGGGATCTACCCGGATCCTTTCTTCAACTTGGCCCGAATCGCCAGTCTCCCACTGGTTTTCTGA
- a CDS encoding AtpZ/AtpI family protein: protein MVRPASWTRIVTRKELRNGKREKGGVYAQVARYSSIIFLLPSCLLVGYLIGRFLDRRLESDPWISLAGLLLGGVAGLVRVVRMFSR from the coding sequence ATGGTTCGTCCCGCATCCTGGACACGGATCGTGACGCGGAAAGAGTTGCGAAACGGCAAGCGGGAAAAGGGTGGCGTCTACGCCCAGGTGGCTCGATACAGCTCCATTATTTTTCTGCTCCCCTCGTGTCTTCTGGTCGGCTACCTGATCGGCCGCTTTCTGGACCGGCGCCTGGAGTCCGATCCCTGGATCTCCCTGGCGGGATTGCTGCTGGGAGGAGTCGCCGGCCTGGTCCGGGTCGTTCGGATGTTCAGCAGGTAA
- a CDS encoding ATP synthase subunit I: MERISRNAAILLAAISLIGGLVYGFWAAVSILAGAVAALINLKVLDRLATRLLAPDGKPSALRFLALNGGRMVLMLGGLFAMMHIPFLSVPGAVLGLSIPILSAMLEALYKS; this comes from the coding sequence TTGGAACGGATCTCACGCAACGCCGCCATCCTCCTGGCCGCCATTTCCCTCATCGGGGGATTGGTTTACGGATTCTGGGCGGCCGTATCCATCCTGGCCGGAGCCGTGGCCGCCCTCATCAACCTCAAGGTCCTGGACCGGCTGGCAACCCGGCTGCTGGCGCCGGACGGGAAGCCTTCGGCCCTGCGATTTCTGGCCCTGAACGGGGGTCGCATGGTCTTGATGCTGGGAGGTCTCTTTGCTATGATGCATATTCCCTTTTTGAGTGTGCCGGGGGCGGTCCTGGGGCTTTCCATACCCATCCTTTCAGCAATGTTGGAGGCGTTGTACAAATCCTGA
- the atpB gene encoding F0F1 ATP synthase subunit A produces the protein MDQHHEFLSATLFNRYIANPLAEALGFHVDHDVLPAHLVMVIFVCLILTTVALLVRRRLSVENPGAVQQMLEVLVEGLLGLMKEIIGPDARRFFPLIGTLFLYILAGNLLGLFPGFMSPTSNINITAACGILVFLYYNYHGFRVHGFVKYMAHFAGPSLAIAPVLFVIEIISHMARPFSLSVRLMGNIYAEELIVTNLNQLFPFVISMPVMALGLFAGTLQAFIFSVLTIVYIAGSVEHAHDEEH, from the coding sequence ATGGATCAGCACCACGAGTTCCTGTCGGCGACTCTCTTCAACCGCTACATCGCGAACCCTCTGGCCGAGGCCCTGGGATTCCACGTGGACCACGACGTCCTTCCGGCCCATCTGGTCATGGTGATCTTCGTCTGCCTCATCCTCACCACGGTCGCGCTTCTGGTGAGGAGGCGCCTGAGCGTGGAGAATCCGGGCGCGGTCCAACAGATGCTGGAGGTTCTGGTCGAAGGCCTGCTGGGATTGATGAAGGAGATCATCGGACCCGACGCACGCCGCTTCTTCCCCCTGATCGGGACGCTGTTCCTCTACATCCTGGCGGGCAACCTGCTGGGGCTCTTTCCCGGGTTCATGTCGCCCACCAGCAACATCAACATCACGGCGGCCTGCGGGATCCTCGTCTTCCTCTATTACAACTACCATGGGTTCCGGGTTCACGGCTTCGTCAAGTACATGGCCCACTTCGCGGGTCCGTCACTGGCCATCGCCCCGGTCCTTTTCGTGATCGAGATCATCAGCCACATGGCGCGGCCCTTCTCCCTCTCCGTCCGGCTCATGGGCAACATCTACGCCGAGGAGCTGATCGTCACCAACTTGAATCAACTGTTCCCCTTTGTGATCTCGATGCCGGTGATGGCCCTGGGCCTCTTTGCCGGCACGCTACAGGCCTTCATTTTCTCCGTCTTGACCATCGTCTACATCGCTGGTTCCGTGGAGCACGCACACGACGAAGAACACTGA
- a CDS encoding ATP synthase F0 subunit C — protein sequence MNRKFGLLAIALVVAILLPVVSVQAQSEEGGASTSLEIHWLAVAMAIAAAGCGYGQSRVLTAACEGVSRNPGASDTIRFFFILGLAFIEFLALLTFVVVLLVSG from the coding sequence ATGAACCGAAAGTTCGGCCTTCTGGCCATTGCTCTGGTCGTTGCCATCCTGCTGCCGGTGGTCTCCGTGCAGGCACAGTCGGAGGAAGGCGGCGCCTCCACAAGTCTGGAAATTCATTGGCTCGCCGTCGCCATGGCCATCGCCGCGGCCGGCTGCGGCTACGGTCAGAGCCGGGTCCTGACCGCCGCCTGCGAAGGCGTCTCCAGAAACCCCGGAGCCTCCGACACGATCCGCTTCTTCTTCATCCTGGGACTCGCCTTCATCGAGTTCCTGGCCCTTTTGACCTTCGTCGTCGTTCTTTTGGTGAGTGGGTAA
- a CDS encoding cytochrome c maturation protein CcmE, whose product MAGTMSVSRLPAPKFIVAGLLIVGAVSYLMVSGFDDTMVYYYTLSELMEKKSDLAGVGLRIHGHVSSDSIRIDRERSQVDFLVMEKETTNTLPVTYQGVIPDTFKDGAEVVVEGTYHAGRHHFQATFLMAKCPSKYEGAQTASSGKDQTSDSPY is encoded by the coding sequence ATGGCCGGCACCATGTCCGTGTCCAGATTGCCAGCGCCCAAATTCATCGTGGCGGGCCTCTTGATCGTGGGCGCCGTGAGCTACCTGATGGTCAGCGGCTTCGACGACACCATGGTCTACTACTACACCCTGTCGGAGTTGATGGAAAAGAAGTCGGACCTCGCCGGCGTGGGGTTGCGCATCCATGGACATGTCTCATCCGACTCCATCCGGATCGATCGGGAGCGGTCGCAAGTCGACTTCCTGGTGATGGAAAAGGAGACCACCAACACTCTTCCCGTCACCTATCAGGGGGTCATCCCCGACACCTTCAAGGATGGGGCCGAGGTCGTGGTGGAAGGCACCTACCATGCCGGCCGGCACCATTTCCAAGCCACGTTCCTGATGGCCAAATGCCCCTCCAAATATGAGGGGGCTCAAACCGCTTCCTCCGGCAAGGACCAGACCTCCGACAGTCCGTATTGA
- a CDS encoding heme lyase CcmF/NrfE family subunit: MIELGRYCLLGGLALSGYGAVAAAIAGRRRNLALARSAENSLVAAFVVVVAASACLIRLLMTDDFRVQYVASYSASSIPTVYKFSAFWGGQSGSLLMWALVLAFFCLVAVIQNRDKNRKLMPYATAVMAGTLGFFMLLLSFATNPFDTFPAGAAPSDGNGLNPLLQNSYMVIHPPILYLGYIGLTIPFAFAMAALMSRTLDTSWIRVTRRWTLVAWIFLTMGFTLGGVWAYEELGWGGYWAWDPVENSSFMPWLFATAFLHSIMITEKKGMLKLWNFILVLVAFELSIFGTFITRSGVISSVHSFAVSNLGPMLAVFLLVSTLFGVFWIVRRSDQLRSEQKMKSFLSREATFLLNNLLFVSICFAIFWGTVFPIVTEWVLGGEKITVAAPFFNQVTWPLALTLLALTGICPLIAWRKASLKNFQRNFLIPLAGGLLFGGLALFLGVRSMIPLLFYSASGFVAFCVFFEFYKGARARQGIRSSSFLVALKDLTLMNKRRYGGFIIHLGVVVAFIGIISSSFFSSEELVTVNRGEEFKLGQYTLKFHELVQRADPEKDVVYARISGYENQEPIGNFFPQKHFHHKGQQPQSEVAIRRTLMDDVYLVLSGYNEDLTQATFHVFLNPMVQWVWIGIGIMVLAGVFLFFPDKKPVARARVRRRRKRIRTEAA, translated from the coding sequence ATGATTGAACTCGGTCGATATTGTCTGCTTGGCGGTCTAGCTCTGTCCGGGTACGGCGCCGTCGCGGCGGCCATCGCGGGACGCAGGAGGAACCTGGCACTGGCCCGGAGCGCCGAGAACAGCCTGGTAGCCGCGTTCGTGGTCGTGGTGGCGGCCTCCGCCTGTCTCATCCGTCTCCTCATGACGGACGATTTCCGCGTGCAATACGTCGCGAGCTACAGCGCCAGCAGCATTCCCACGGTCTACAAGTTCAGCGCGTTCTGGGGCGGCCAGTCAGGGAGCCTGCTCATGTGGGCGCTGGTCCTCGCCTTCTTCTGCCTGGTTGCGGTGATCCAGAACCGGGACAAGAACCGAAAGTTGATGCCCTATGCCACCGCGGTGATGGCCGGGACCCTGGGCTTCTTCATGCTCCTGTTGTCCTTTGCCACCAACCCCTTCGACACCTTCCCCGCCGGAGCGGCACCTTCCGATGGCAACGGTCTCAATCCTCTGCTCCAAAACTCGTACATGGTGATCCATCCGCCGATTCTCTACCTGGGCTACATCGGCCTGACCATCCCCTTCGCCTTCGCCATGGCCGCTCTCATGTCCCGCACGCTGGACACCTCCTGGATCCGCGTGACCCGGCGCTGGACCCTGGTGGCCTGGATCTTCCTGACCATGGGCTTCACGCTGGGCGGGGTCTGGGCCTACGAGGAGCTGGGATGGGGAGGATACTGGGCGTGGGACCCGGTGGAGAACTCCTCCTTCATGCCCTGGCTCTTCGCCACCGCCTTCCTGCACTCCATCATGATCACCGAGAAGAAGGGGATGCTGAAGCTGTGGAACTTCATTCTGGTCCTGGTCGCCTTCGAGCTCTCCATCTTCGGCACCTTCATCACCCGGAGCGGCGTCATCTCATCGGTCCATTCCTTCGCCGTCTCCAACCTGGGACCGATGTTGGCGGTGTTCCTGTTGGTGTCGACCCTGTTCGGGGTCTTCTGGATCGTCCGTAGATCGGATCAGCTCCGGAGCGAGCAGAAGATGAAGTCCTTCCTCTCGCGGGAAGCGACCTTCCTGCTGAACAACCTGCTGTTCGTCTCCATCTGCTTCGCCATCTTCTGGGGCACCGTCTTTCCCATCGTCACCGAGTGGGTCCTGGGGGGCGAGAAGATCACGGTGGCGGCGCCCTTCTTCAACCAGGTCACCTGGCCCCTGGCCCTGACCCTCCTGGCGCTCACCGGTATCTGCCCGCTGATCGCCTGGAGAAAGGCCTCCCTCAAGAATTTCCAGCGGAACTTCCTGATCCCGCTGGCCGGCGGGCTGCTCTTTGGAGGACTGGCCCTTTTCCTGGGCGTGCGGAGCATGATCCCTCTGCTCTTCTATTCCGCCTCCGGCTTCGTGGCCTTCTGCGTCTTCTTCGAGTTCTACAAGGGCGCCCGGGCCCGCCAGGGCATACGGTCCTCATCGTTCCTGGTCGCCCTGAAGGACCTGACCCTCATGAACAAGCGCCGCTACGGCGGCTTCATCATCCACCTGGGGGTCGTCGTGGCCTTCATCGGCATCATTTCCAGCTCGTTTTTCTCCTCGGAGGAGCTGGTCACCGTGAACCGGGGCGAGGAATTCAAGCTGGGGCAGTACACCCTCAAGTTCCATGAGCTGGTCCAGAGAGCGGACCCGGAAAAGGACGTGGTCTACGCCCGGATCAGCGGATACGAGAACCAGGAGCCCATCGGCAACTTCTTTCCGCAGAAACATTTTCACCACAAGGGCCAGCAACCCCAGAGCGAAGTGGCGATTCGGCGCACCCTCATGGACGATGTCTACTTGGTTCTGTCCGGCTACAACGAAGACCTGACCCAGGCGACGTTCCACGTCTTCCTGAACCCCATGGTGCAGTGGGTCTGGATCGGCATCGGCATCATGGTCCTGGCCGGAGTCTTCCTCTTTTTCCCGGACAAGAAGCCGGTTGCGCGAGCCCGCGTGCGACGCCGGAGGAAGAGAATTCGGACGGAAGCCGCCTGA
- a CDS encoding ABC transporter ATP-binding protein, with product MALRISNLTKRFGAFRAVSDLTLEIEKGQFAALFGPNGAGKTTLLKLVAGLLKPTSGTISLRFNGSGAGRRNVGYVSHQSLLYQEMSGMENLLFYSRLYGVARPRERSRRVLERMGLAGAGEQLVREYSRGMKQRLTLGRALLHEPTLLLLDEPYVGLDQQGNRLLTSILRSLRDGTHTVLLVTHNLAEGLELCDRVLIQHRGSLVYDRSSDGLGRREVEAAYLGAVEGEGTASRSGSRE from the coding sequence ATGGCGCTGCGCATCTCCAACCTCACCAAGCGGTTCGGAGCCTTTCGGGCCGTCTCGGACCTGACCCTCGAGATCGAAAAGGGCCAATTCGCCGCCCTGTTCGGGCCCAACGGCGCCGGGAAGACGACCCTGCTGAAACTCGTCGCCGGCCTGCTCAAGCCGACGAGCGGAACCATCTCCCTCCGATTCAACGGGTCCGGAGCGGGACGGCGCAATGTCGGCTACGTATCCCACCAAAGCCTGCTCTACCAGGAAATGTCCGGGATGGAAAATCTGTTGTTCTACTCGCGGCTCTACGGCGTCGCCCGGCCACGGGAACGGTCCCGCAGGGTGCTGGAGAGGATGGGACTCGCCGGAGCTGGAGAGCAATTGGTCCGGGAGTACTCCAGGGGCATGAAGCAGCGGCTGACATTGGGCCGTGCGCTCCTGCACGAGCCCACCCTGCTGCTGCTGGACGAGCCCTACGTGGGTCTGGACCAGCAGGGGAACCGGCTCCTGACGAGCATTCTCCGAAGTCTCAGGGATGGAACCCACACCGTACTTCTCGTGACTCATAATTTGGCGGAGGGCCTGGAGCTTTGCGACCGGGTCCTGATTCAACACCGGGGTTCCCTGGTGTACGACCGTTCCTCCGACGGTCTGGGACGGCGCGAGGTTGAGGCGGCGTACCTGGGAGCCGTGGAGGGGGAGGGAACGGCATCCCGTTCCGGGTCACGGGAGTGA
- a CDS encoding heme exporter protein CcmB: MSPIRSVLDGLGLIWTLAEKDLRIEFRSRQAFFTTLFFSFLILMVFSFAFDPASEATRKAAPGILWVALIFPGVIQLNRSFQSEREDGTLLGILVSPMDRGLIFFGKFLANWIFLLAVDLLTLAIFMVIFKFSPTPATLWMLLLILLSSLGFSAVGTLFGAMVSSIRTREVLLPILLFPIVIPVILAAVNGSTEVLLGEKFRLFFQWIKILVAFDVIFLAASYLVFEYVVEES, translated from the coding sequence TTGAGTCCCATTCGAAGCGTGCTGGACGGGCTGGGCCTGATCTGGACGCTGGCCGAGAAGGATCTTCGAATCGAATTCAGATCCCGCCAGGCCTTCTTCACCACCCTCTTCTTCTCTTTCCTGATCCTGATGGTGTTCAGCTTCGCGTTCGACCCGGCGAGCGAGGCCACGCGGAAGGCGGCTCCGGGCATTCTCTGGGTGGCCCTGATCTTTCCCGGCGTGATTCAGCTCAATCGCTCGTTCCAATCGGAAAGAGAGGACGGGACGCTGCTCGGGATTCTCGTTTCGCCCATGGACCGGGGACTCATCTTTTTCGGCAAGTTCCTGGCCAATTGGATCTTCCTGTTGGCCGTCGACCTGTTGACCCTGGCCATCTTCATGGTCATTTTCAAGTTTTCCCCGACCCCGGCCACGCTCTGGATGCTGCTTTTGATTCTCCTCTCCAGCCTGGGATTCTCTGCCGTGGGAACATTGTTCGGCGCCATGGTCTCCAGCATCCGGACCCGGGAGGTCCTGCTTCCCATACTGCTGTTTCCCATCGTCATTCCGGTGATCCTGGCGGCGGTGAACGGCAGCACGGAGGTTCTGCTGGGGGAAAAGTTCCGCTTATTCTTCCAATGGATTAAGATACTGGTCGCCTTTGACGTGATCTTCCTGGCGGCCTCTTATCTGGTGTTCGAGTATGTGGTCGAAGAATCTTGA
- the ccsA gene encoding cytochrome c biogenesis protein CcsA: MWSKNLDADRRTIRRYTAWAGRLMAPAYLLGALALYAAFLYAPTEQVMGDVQRIFYFHVGSAWNAFLAFLVVFLASIAYLKTRRVKWDQLAVASTEVGVVFTTITLVTGSIWAKPIWYTWWPVGDPRVTTTLVLWLMYVSYLILRSSLPEGDQKYKFCAVLGIVGFINVPIVWMSIRWWRTHHPVVITSSGTNLESRMEDALMISVFAFAALYSVLLCLRTSMRLQERVTREMEAEVLAK; this comes from the coding sequence ATGTGGTCGAAGAATCTTGATGCGGACCGGCGGACGATTCGCCGTTACACGGCTTGGGCCGGACGGCTCATGGCGCCGGCCTACCTTCTGGGAGCGTTGGCCCTCTACGCCGCATTCCTGTACGCCCCCACGGAGCAGGTCATGGGGGACGTTCAGCGGATCTTCTACTTCCACGTGGGGTCCGCCTGGAACGCCTTTCTGGCCTTTCTGGTCGTCTTCCTGGCCAGTATCGCGTATCTCAAGACCCGGCGCGTCAAATGGGACCAGTTGGCCGTGGCGTCCACCGAGGTGGGCGTGGTGTTCACGACCATCACCTTGGTCACCGGGTCGATCTGGGCCAAGCCGATCTGGTACACCTGGTGGCCGGTGGGCGATCCGCGGGTCACGACCACGCTGGTGTTGTGGCTGATGTACGTCTCGTACCTCATCCTCCGGAGCAGCCTTCCCGAGGGGGATCAGAAATACAAATTCTGCGCCGTGCTGGGCATCGTCGGTTTCATCAACGTCCCCATCGTCTGGATGTCCATCCGCTGGTGGAGGACCCACCATCCCGTGGTCATCACTTCCAGCGGCACGAATCTGGAGTCGAGGATGGAGGACGCGCTGATGATCTCCGTATTCGCTTTCGCGGCCCTCTATTCGGTCCTTCTTTGCTTGAGAACATCCATGCGTCTCCAAGAGCGCGTGACTCGGGAAATGGAAGCGGAGGTTCTGGCCAAATGA
- a CDS encoding CcmD family protein encodes MIGYLFAAYMVIWTLLFAYLLHIARSQRRLGRRLDALSAEIQDRGGTSGGSKS; translated from the coding sequence ATGATCGGCTATCTCTTCGCCGCCTACATGGTCATCTGGACCCTGCTGTTTGCCTACCTTCTCCATATCGCCCGGTCCCAGCGCCGGCTGGGGCGGCGGCTGGATGCGCTGTCCGCGGAGATCCAGGACCGCGGCGGCACTTCCGGCGGCTCCAAGTCCTGA
- the dnaK gene encoding molecular chaperone DnaK codes for MSRIIGIDLGTTNSVVAVMEGNKPTVIANQEGGRTTASVVAITKSGERLVGQVAKRQAITNPENTAYSIKRFMGRKYGEVNEEIGMVPYQVYAAGNGDAQVVLGGKNLSPPEVSAMILQKLRSAAEEYLGESVAQAVITVPAYFNDSQRQATKDAGKIAGLEVLRLVNEPTAAALAYGLDQKEDQTIAVFDFGGGTFDISILEVGEGIVEVKATNGDTHLGGDNIDQRLIDWVVDEFQKDQGIDLSRDKMALQRLKEAAEKAKTELSTTQETDINLPFITADASGPKHLNLKLTRSRFERLVEDLLQRTVKPCRQALADASMNPQEVNEVVLVGGSTRIPRVHEIVREFFGKEPHKGVNPDEVVGVGAAVQAGVLGGEVKDVLLLDVTPLSLGIETLGGVATVLIPRNTTIPTRKSEVFSTAADSQTSVEVHVQQGERPMARDNKSLGRFHLTGIPPAPRGIPQIEVTFDIDANGILNVSAKDLGTGTEQKITITGSSGLSDDEIRNMVREAEDHSEEDRRKKEEIEVRNQADNLVYSTEKLVKDNRDKIPEADANAVEAAIAETRKAMEGGDVEAIKQSMETLQQASHQVAQAMYQQTQQSGPAEPQPSGPGGPENPAGGAQEDDGQVIDAEYVDVDDKK; via the coding sequence ATGTCGAGAATCATCGGTATCGATCTGGGAACCACGAACTCCGTGGTGGCGGTGATGGAAGGAAACAAGCCGACCGTCATCGCCAACCAGGAAGGCGGCCGCACGACTGCTTCAGTCGTCGCCATCACCAAGAGCGGCGAGCGCCTGGTGGGCCAGGTGGCCAAGCGTCAAGCCATCACCAATCCCGAGAACACCGCCTATTCCATCAAGCGTTTCATGGGGCGCAAGTACGGCGAAGTGAACGAAGAGATCGGAATGGTCCCCTACCAGGTCTACGCCGCTGGCAACGGTGACGCCCAGGTGGTCCTGGGAGGCAAGAATCTCTCCCCACCCGAAGTGTCGGCCATGATCCTGCAAAAGCTCCGGTCCGCCGCCGAGGAGTATCTGGGCGAGAGCGTCGCCCAGGCCGTCATCACCGTTCCGGCCTACTTCAACGACTCGCAGCGGCAGGCCACCAAGGACGCCGGAAAAATCGCCGGACTGGAGGTCCTGAGGCTCGTCAACGAGCCGACGGCCGCCGCTCTGGCTTATGGCCTGGACCAGAAGGAGGACCAGACCATCGCCGTTTTCGACTTCGGCGGCGGCACCTTCGACATCTCGATCCTGGAGGTCGGCGAGGGGATCGTCGAGGTCAAGGCCACCAACGGCGACACGCACCTGGGCGGCGACAACATCGATCAACGCCTCATCGACTGGGTGGTCGACGAATTCCAGAAAGATCAGGGAATCGACCTCTCCCGGGACAAGATGGCCCTGCAGCGATTGAAGGAGGCGGCGGAAAAGGCCAAGACCGAACTCTCCACGACCCAGGAGACCGATATCAACCTTCCGTTCATCACGGCCGACGCCAGCGGTCCCAAGCACCTGAACCTGAAGCTGACCCGGTCCCGCTTCGAGCGGTTGGTGGAAGATCTGCTGCAAAGGACGGTGAAACCTTGCCGCCAAGCTCTGGCGGATGCCTCCATGAATCCCCAGGAAGTGAACGAGGTGGTTCTGGTCGGCGGCTCCACGCGGATCCCGAGAGTGCACGAGATCGTCCGCGAGTTCTTCGGCAAAGAGCCTCACAAGGGTGTCAATCCGGACGAGGTGGTCGGCGTAGGCGCCGCCGTCCAAGCCGGCGTTTTGGGAGGAGAGGTCAAGGATGTCCTGCTCCTGGACGTCACGCCGCTTTCTCTCGGTATCGAGACTTTGGGCGGCGTCGCCACCGTGCTGATTCCCAGAAATACGACCATTCCCACGCGCAAGAGCGAAGTCTTCTCCACTGCCGCCGACAGCCAGACTTCGGTTGAGGTGCATGTACAGCAGGGAGAACGGCCCATGGCCCGAGACAACAAGTCTCTGGGACGGTTTCACCTGACGGGAATTCCACCCGCCCCCCGGGGCATCCCCCAGATCGAGGTGACCTTCGACATCGACGCCAACGGCATCCTCAACGTGAGCGCCAAAGATCTGGGGACCGGAACGGAGCAGAAAATCACCATCACCGGCTCCAGCGGACTCAGCGACGACGAGATCCGGAATATGGTGAGGGAGGCCGAGGACCACAGCGAGGAAGACCGGCGGAAGAAGGAGGAGATCGAGGTCCGGAACCAAGCCGACAACCTGGTTTATTCCACCGAGAAACTGGTCAAGGACAACCGGGACAAGATTCCGGAAGCGGACGCCAATGCCGTCGAGGCGGCCATCGCCGAGACCCGCAAAGCCATGGAGGGAGGCGACGTGGAGGCCATCAAGCAGAGCATGGAAACGCTGCAGCAGGCCTCGCACCAGGTGGCTCAGGCCATGTACCAACAGACTCAGCAGTCAGGACCTGCCGAGCCTCAGCCGTCCGGACCCGGCGGGCCGGAGAATCCTGCGGGTGGCGCTCAAGAGGATGATGGCCAGGTGATCGACGCCGAATACGTCGACGTGGACGACAAGAAGTAA
- a CDS encoding VTT domain-containing protein: protein MALFTVCGLSFWQQIQETLNGLYETIVEYGGPALLLVALADSSFLSIPEGNDILIIALSTGQSWDLMSYYVAMTITGSVMGCTLLYSVGRRGGNFVKRRLSEERRTEMRRLYNRWGIWTLLVPAILPPPTPFKIFVLSAGLFRIPLARFIVLISLGRSIRYFMWGILAVLYGEAAKQLVQEEMKTVGVVLFVSLAAVLTGIVLIRRRNRKKAFSGEAT, encoded by the coding sequence ATGGCGCTTTTCACAGTCTGCGGCTTGAGCTTCTGGCAGCAGATCCAGGAGACGCTCAACGGCCTCTACGAGACGATCGTGGAGTATGGAGGGCCAGCCCTGCTGTTGGTGGCGCTGGCCGATTCCTCCTTCCTTTCCATTCCCGAAGGAAACGACATTCTGATCATTGCCTTGTCCACCGGACAGTCCTGGGACCTCATGTCCTATTACGTGGCCATGACCATCACCGGGTCGGTGATGGGATGCACGCTCCTGTACAGCGTCGGACGCAGAGGGGGGAACTTCGTCAAGAGGAGGTTGTCCGAGGAGAGGCGAACCGAGATGCGGCGGCTGTACAACCGCTGGGGGATCTGGACTCTGTTGGTGCCGGCCATCCTCCCCCCACCCACTCCCTTCAAGATCTTCGTCCTTTCCGCCGGACTCTTCCGGATCCCTCTGGCCCGATTCATTGTCCTGATCTCTCTGGGCAGGAGCATCCGGTACTTCATGTGGGGAATTTTGGCAGTCCTCTACGGCGAGGCGGCCAAGCAGCTCGTCCAGGAGGAAATGAAGACCGTGGGAGTGGTCCTTTTCGTGTCCCTGGCCGCCGTCTTGACGGGGATCGTCCTGATCCGGAGAAGAAACCGAAAGAAGGCTTTCTCCGGGGAGGCTACGTGA